One segment of Sylvia atricapilla isolate bSylAtr1 chromosome 8, bSylAtr1.pri, whole genome shotgun sequence DNA contains the following:
- the LOC136363941 gene encoding uncharacterized protein C10orf143 homolog, whose amino-acid sequence MAAGPLRGRRGALGPGAAGEPECKRVCRVLDTIPREAQLLDCAMDLDSRQKFLPDSAPWAAKTKQNSVILENHGSKGTSQPCPRCVAGESGHFSHILHF is encoded by the exons ATGGCCGCGGGGCCGCTGAGGGGCCGGCGCGGGGCGCTGGGGCCGGGGGCAGCCGGGGAGCCGGAGTGT AAGAGAGTGTGCAGAGTGCTGGACACCATCCCACGGGAGGCCCAGCTCCTGGATTGTGCCATGGATCTGGATTCCAGgcagaaattcctccctgactctgctccctgggctgcaaagacaaagcagaatTCCGTG ATTTTGGAAAATCATGGCAGCAAAGGcacttcccagccctgcccgagATGTGTAGCTGGAGAATCT